GCGCAGGGCCTGCTGGTCGAGGAACGCCCCGGTGCCCGCGGCGCACTCGCTGTTGGTGTCGTAGTCGAGCAGGGGGACCTCCACGCCCTCCCCCGCCCCGGCGATCCGGAGGTACCGGGCGCTCTCGCCCCCGATCTCGAACACGGTGCGCACCCCCGGCAGCAGAAGCCCGACGGCCCGGGCCAGGGCCCGCAGGTCGTGCTCCCACACCGCGCCGGTCCGCGCGGCCAGGGGGCGGCCCGCGGCGCCGGTGAGTCGCACGGTCCAGCCCTCGGACGCCGGCCCCAGGGCCCGGCGCAGCCTCTCCAGCAACTCCTCGGCCGCACCCACAGGGTCCCCCCCGCCCCTCGTCGGCGCCACGGCGTACAGGCGGTACCCCGGCGGGCCGGTGCCGAACGGGTCCAGCAGCCCCGGGGCCCGAACGTCCGCCTCCGGAAGGACCGAGGGCACCAGCACCACGGCCTTCACCGCCACGGACCCCACGTCGCAGCCCACCGCGAGCCCCTTGCCCTTCCTCCCCATCTGGACCTCCCTCCTTCTCACCGGCCGGCGGATGGGGCCAGCATACCAACAGCGGACGGATAGGAAAGGAGCAGAGAGCAGGCTGGGACGTTGGGAGGTCAGACGCTCGGAAGCCAGGGGGGACCGCCGGCCAGGCTCCGATGGGGTTCGTCAAGTCCTCCCATCGGGCACGGGCGATCGGGGGAGGGGCAGAGGGTTCCGTGCCCACCCGCGGCGCGTACTCTCACGCCCCGCAGCGGACCAAACCGAGGCGCCCCCTGCGAGGGTGTCAGCGGATCGGTTCAAGCCATCGACTCAAAGCGCTTTTTCAACAGATTCCCCCATCCAGCAATGAATTCGTCATGTGCGGCTCTCACGCGGTCAAGATGAACCCCGTGAGCGCGAGGGCCGCCGCGGCGACCAGGCCGCAGAAGACGCCGAACAGCGCCACAGCATAGGTGTCCACCACCGGCCGACCGTTCACGGTCGTCCACGGTGAGGCAAAGGCGTGGGCCACCCGGTCGCCTTTGGTGATCTCGTCGTAGACCGCCTCAGGAACGGTGAACGTCTCGCCCCCGACCCCGATCTCGAACGTGTAGACGTTCCCAGCTCGGCCGAAACTCTGCTTCTCCCACACCTCGCCCGAGAACGAGGGGATCTTGAACAGCCACAGATGGACACATGCCGCGAGAACCAACCCCACCCCCCAGACGGCCAGGACCGCCTTTCCCTTGGCGGCCGGGCCCATGCGCTCCGAGCCCTGAGAACGGGGCTCCGGGCCCGGGCCGCGCCCCTGCCGCCGGGCGACCCATGCGATCGCCCCGCCGAGGGCGAGCAGGATTGCCAGGGTGGCGCCGAAGCTGGGTAAGAACACGTCCAAGAACGTCTGCATGATTCCCCTCGGTCCCGGCGGGTGCTCCGCCCCCCTCAGTGCCAACCCAGATCGGCGAGGAGCAGCCCCACCACGCTGCGCCGGTTGTGGTCGCGAGTGTACCGCTCGGCCGCCTCCCGAGCCGTCTCCTCGCTGGCCCAGGCCCCCACCACGTCGTGGTGCGCCCCCTTGGGATAGGGCTCCCGCAGCACCACGAACAGGTGGTTGGGCCACCGTTCCCGAGGGAGCTCATCAGAAGACGGATACGGAACGGGTGGATCCGGCAGGAGCGGGGAGCGCCGCGGAGCACGTCGCTTGCTGCCCGGCGGAGGGTGGAACGCAATCCGCTTCTCCAGCAGCCAGAGCTGAGTGTAGCCGTAAGGGAAGCACCGCTCCGCCGCTTCCATCCAGCCCTCCGACGGCGGGAACAACCCGGTGAACCGCTGCTCCCGGTTCGTCAGGTAGAGGAACCAGAGAGGGGTGGAGGGCTCGCCCGCGGTGCCGAACGGCGTCCGCCAAGGACGAACCGAGAAGGGGAACTCCTTTTGGTAGATCGGCACGGGAAGGACTCCAAGCGGAGGGGCAGCACGGACCCACGTCTTGCCGGGAAGAGGGCATCCCACCGGTAGCACAGAGCGGGATAGGACTCAACCGCCGAACTGCGAGCGAAGATCCCCGGGTACCAGCCCCCTACCAAGACAAACCGGTCGAATGGCTCAGGCGCGATGGGGACAGGCGGTCGGAGGCTGGGCACGAGGCCCGCCCTCCGGCTGAGAGGGCAGGGCCGGACCGCGACAAGAGGGCTGCCACCGTGGCACGGCTCGGGATCAGGCGGGCTCGGGCGGCCGGACCACCAGCACCGGACATGGCGCTTGCCGGAGGACCCGGTCCGTGACACTGCCCAGGAAGAACCGCGGCACCGCGGGGCGGCTGTGTGACGCCATCACGATCAGGTCCGCCCTCTCCTGCCGCGCCCGAGCCAGGATCGAGGTCACGGGGTCGCCCTTCTCGATCACGGTGGTGGTGGCCACCCCCTCCGCCACAAACCGCTCGTGGGCCCGATTGAGGGTGTTCTCGTGGTGTGCTCGGATCTCCCGCTCGAACTCCTCCGGCACCGACAGCTCGTAGTACAGCCCGAACCGCTCCGGAGCGAAGTCAAACGCCGAGCACAAGACCACCCGGGCGCCGAACGCCTTGGCCAACGGCAGCGCGGCATCCACCGCCAGGCTGCACAGCTTTGATCCGTCCAGGGGGATCAGGATCGTCCGGTAGGCTTTCATGGCAACCCTCCTCTTTCGCATCCGCTGTGGCAGCACCGCCCAAAGCAAGGCGCGCGCTGCCTCACATTCACTCATTTGGATGCGGGAAAAGGAGGGGCGTTACACTCCTCGCAGCCGTCACAGAATACAGGCCTACCGGGACCTCCAGGCAACTTCGGGCCTTCGGCCTGGCGGGCCTCTCCTCGATCACCGTCCCGAGCCGCTCCAGGAACGCCGCTCGCTTCTTCAAAGCGCTCCGAACGGCAGGGCGGTCACGCCGGGCCCCAGAGGGAGCACGACGTCCCCAGGGTGCACCACGTACCCCGGCATCGCCCGGTCCCCAAAGTCCTTTTGGAAGCGCCGGATCGCAGAAGCCATGGCCGGGCGTGGCGTGGCGGACAGCTTCACCTCGATGGGGACGAGATTCTGGCCGGCCTCCACCACGAAATCCACCTCTGAGCCTGCGGCGGTTCGCCAGAAGTACACCTGCGGATCCACGCCGCGGTGTGCGTAGGCCTTCACGAGTTCGCAGAGCACCGCGGTCTCCAGGATGGCTCCCCCCAGGGGGCCGGCAGCCGCGTGGTCCGGGTCCTTCAGACCCGTCAGATAGCAGAGCGTGCCGACGTCTGTGAAATAGACCTTTGGGGTCTTGACGAGCCGCTTTCCTACGTTGGCGAAGTAGGGGCGAAGGACGATGACCTGGTAGGTGGCCTCCAGCACGGACAGCCATGCCTTGACCGTGTTGACGGCCACTCCGAGGTCCCGAGCGATATCGCTCAGGTTCAGGAGTTGGGCGCTTCTGGCGGCAAGCATCCGGAGGAAGTTCTGGAACTGGGTGAGGTCCCCGACCTGCCGAAGCGTCCGGACGTCCCGTTCGAGGTACGTCTGGATGTAGCTCCCGTGCCACAGGCTCACATCCCGCCGGGGGTGAGCCACGAGCTCTGGGTACCCCCCCCGGAGAAATCGCTCCCAAAGCTCGCGGTACGCCAGGGGCTTCCCGGCCGGCGGCGGGGCCCCGGGTTCCCACGGCAGCGGAAGCTGCGGCCTTCCCTCCGCCTCCCGCCTCGAAAGGGGGAGAAGGCGAAGCATCGCGGCACGGCCTGCCAACGACTCGGTCACCCTCTGCATGAGCAGGAGGTTCTGCGAACCGGTCAGCAGGAACTGCCCGGTCTGGTGCCGATCGGCATCGATCTTCTCTTTGATGTAGGGAAGGAGGTCCGGGGCGTACTGGACCTCGTCCAGGATCACGGGAGGCGGATACATCTCGAGGAAAGTCCGCGGATCTTCCTCCGCAGCCGCCCGCACATCGGGCGGCTCAAGGGAGACATATCGGTAACGCCTTCCAAAGAGGCGCTTGAGAAGCGTGGTCTTGCCAGACTGCCGCGGGCCGGTCAGCACTACGGCAGGGAACTCCTCGGCCGCCCTCCGGAGGACGGGCTCCAGCGACCTTGGGATATATGGGCTCATGGCAGGCTTTTTGTCGATA
This is a stretch of genomic DNA from Deferrisoma camini S3R1. It encodes these proteins:
- a CDS encoding universal stress protein, which codes for MKAYRTILIPLDGSKLCSLAVDAALPLAKAFGARVVLCSAFDFAPERFGLYYELSVPEEFEREIRAHHENTLNRAHERFVAEGVATTTVIEKGDPVTSILARARQERADLIVMASHSRPAVPRFFLGSVTDRVLRQAPCPVLVVRPPEPA
- a CDS encoding ATP-binding protein, producing MQNIDKKPAMSPYIPRSLEPVLRRAAEEFPAVVLTGPRQSGKTTLLKRLFGRRYRYVSLEPPDVRAAAEEDPRTFLEMYPPPVILDEVQYAPDLLPYIKEKIDADRHQTGQFLLTGSQNLLLMQRVTESLAGRAAMLRLLPLSRREAEGRPQLPLPWEPGAPPPAGKPLAYRELWERFLRGGYPELVAHPRRDVSLWHGSYIQTYLERDVRTLRQVGDLTQFQNFLRMLAARSAQLLNLSDIARDLGVAVNTVKAWLSVLEATYQVIVLRPYFANVGKRLVKTPKVYFTDVGTLCYLTGLKDPDHAAAGPLGGAILETAVLCELVKAYAHRGVDPQVYFWRTAAGSEVDFVVEAGQNLVPIEVKLSATPRPAMASAIRRFQKDFGDRAMPGYVVHPGDVVLPLGPGVTALPFGAL